From a single Planococcus shenhongbingii genomic region:
- a CDS encoding ABC1 kinase family protein, with protein MNRIALIRIYRIVYMAIKFYTQAMLFQRRYRGNWNPLVEEKWEKLVTKQAKNYKILALKLGGLMIKLGQFLSTRADIMPPTFLQELEGLTDRVPSVSRKKIVSVLEKDWNSPYSSFLTDLSDAAVASASIGEVYKGVLKDGTEVAVKVQRPGTDRILRADFQAMRIVVWMLKTFTPLSKQIDFRQLYREMTETIGAELNFLQELQSGRSFSDRFKETEGVRFPIYFDDLSTRRVLVMEWIEGARITDLAFIEKHNLDRHAIAERLFILFLEQVLNGGQFHADPHGGNILLKPDGTIVLIDFGMTGTISKSDAQAVLRIAEGIVFQNYDQVLDALEELRFLLPNADRDLLADTIARLVAAYQSNELMQMDSFVVERLLRDIQDIVRTQPVQLPAEFAFFGRATSIFIGVLHVLDPAIDLLALARPRILEWAASQKEGKRIIGKEDVLRWAINATGPLRVLPQKIINYLEEPERMRHYLENRDGRQREHQRDLQSRMFAGIFTILSFTGISMAVWFSHEAFMWVSSIFFVGSLWVYRSIK; from the coding sequence ATGAACCGTATCGCTTTGATCCGCATTTATCGGATTGTTTATATGGCCATCAAATTTTACACCCAAGCGATGCTTTTCCAGCGCCGCTACCGCGGAAATTGGAATCCGCTTGTTGAAGAGAAATGGGAAAAGCTTGTCACGAAGCAGGCAAAAAATTATAAAATTTTGGCCTTGAAGCTTGGCGGGCTTATGATTAAACTGGGACAATTTTTGTCGACGCGGGCGGATATTATGCCTCCGACATTTCTTCAGGAACTCGAAGGTTTGACAGACCGTGTACCTTCAGTGTCACGCAAAAAAATCGTTTCTGTTCTTGAAAAAGACTGGAACTCTCCATATTCCAGTTTTTTGACTGATTTATCGGATGCTGCTGTGGCCTCAGCCTCTATCGGGGAAGTTTACAAAGGCGTACTGAAAGACGGAACCGAAGTGGCTGTAAAAGTGCAACGGCCTGGAACAGACCGTATTTTACGTGCTGATTTTCAAGCGATGCGGATTGTTGTTTGGATGTTGAAAACGTTCACGCCACTGTCCAAACAAATCGACTTCCGGCAATTGTACCGGGAAATGACCGAAACAATTGGAGCAGAGTTGAACTTTTTGCAGGAACTTCAAAGCGGCCGCTCATTTTCCGACCGTTTCAAAGAGACGGAAGGCGTTCGTTTTCCAATTTATTTTGACGATCTCTCAACGCGCCGCGTACTGGTAATGGAGTGGATCGAAGGCGCGCGCATAACCGACCTCGCTTTTATTGAGAAACATAATCTTGATCGCCATGCCATCGCAGAACGGCTGTTTATTTTATTTTTGGAACAGGTCCTTAATGGCGGCCAATTTCATGCCGATCCGCATGGCGGCAATATTTTGTTGAAACCGGACGGCACTATTGTGCTGATAGATTTCGGCATGACCGGAACTATTTCCAAGTCGGACGCCCAAGCAGTGCTGCGGATAGCTGAAGGCATCGTTTTCCAAAATTACGATCAAGTGCTGGATGCCCTTGAAGAATTGCGTTTCCTGTTGCCGAATGCGGATCGGGATCTTTTAGCAGACACCATTGCGCGGCTGGTTGCAGCGTATCAGTCTAATGAATTGATGCAGATGGACAGTTTTGTTGTAGAGCGCTTGCTCCGCGATATACAGGATATTGTCCGGACGCAGCCTGTCCAGCTGCCTGCTGAATTTGCATTTTTTGGCCGGGCTACATCAATTTTTATAGGTGTTCTCCATGTTCTGGATCCCGCTATTGATTTATTGGCGCTCGCCCGGCCCCGCATATTGGAATGGGCGGCTTCTCAAAAAGAAGGCAAGCGGATTATTGGCAAAGAAGACGTGCTGCGCTGGGCAATCAATGCAACAGGCCCGCTCCGCGTTCTTCCGCAAAAAATCATCAATTATCTTGAAGAGCCGGAACGGATGCGCCATTACTTGGAAAACCGGGATGGGCGGCAGCGGGAGCATCAGCGGGATTTACAGAGCCGGATGTTCGCCGGGATTTTCACGATTCTATCGTTTACAGGCATATCGATGGCTGTCTGGTTTTCACATGAAGCTTTTATGTGGGTTTCATCCATTTTCTTTGTCGGTTCACTATGGGTTTACCGGTCGATTAAATAA
- a CDS encoding competence protein ComK has protein sequence MGNKNHNPSSYTVCSNTYALLPYIDGHRTWTRVIEDRSEFIVEESVYKIVSSSCTFYRGSMESATLYSQKAVRVKHKPPIIIGEYYGNPLLFFPTHSPKNKESVWFNFDAVELVESDDTGKGSIISLSNGVAVPLDVSPVALRNQHSFAGSLRRFFKNAQQVHQHQMVYLTKRRYPPRRQHPLD, from the coding sequence ATGGGCAATAAGAATCATAATCCCTCTTCATATACGGTGTGCAGCAATACATATGCACTTTTGCCGTATATAGACGGACATCGAACGTGGACACGTGTAATTGAAGATCGAAGTGAATTCATTGTGGAAGAATCGGTTTATAAAATTGTAAGTTCTTCTTGTACTTTCTACAGAGGATCGATGGAAAGCGCCACTCTTTATTCTCAAAAAGCAGTTCGCGTCAAACATAAGCCCCCCATTATCATCGGTGAGTATTACGGCAATCCGCTTCTGTTCTTTCCTACTCACTCTCCGAAAAACAAAGAATCGGTTTGGTTCAACTTTGATGCTGTCGAGCTAGTCGAAAGCGATGATACAGGAAAAGGCAGCATAATTTCCTTAAGCAATGGTGTAGCTGTCCCACTTGATGTGTCTCCTGTCGCGTTAAGAAACCAGCATTCTTTTGCAGGTTCTCTGCGCAGGTTTTTTAAAAATGCCCAGCAAGTCCATCAGCATCAAATGGTATATTTGACGAAACGCAGATATCCCCCCAGAAGACAACATCCTCTTGATTGA
- a CDS encoding IDEAL domain-containing protein yields MENYYSYADFMKAMAQTKKITEAEKLLNDIYLDLFLKHVHRSQQEEQLMTLIDQALDTNDREAFANYSAQLQALKCDEE; encoded by the coding sequence ATGGAAAACTATTATTCTTATGCTGACTTCATGAAAGCGATGGCTCAAACAAAGAAAATTACAGAAGCGGAAAAACTGCTCAATGATATCTATTTGGATTTGTTTTTGAAGCATGTACACCGCTCTCAGCAAGAAGAACAGCTCATGACGCTTATCGACCAAGCCCTGGACACTAATGACCGTGAAGCATTCGCCAACTATTCAGCCCAATTGCAGGCTTTAAAATGCGATGAAGAATAA